In a genomic window of Candidatus Chazhemtobacterium aquaticus:
- the cysS gene encoding cysteine--tRNA ligase, with product MKIYNSLSRQIEEIVPIKEGQVGMYTCGPTVYSTVTIGNWRTYVLADWLVRALQYLGLEVSYVMNITDVGHLTGDNLGDADTGEDRLEKAAKRERKTAWQVAQAYTDEFLEGFAELNLSKPMVFCKATDHIREQIELIKRIEEKGFAYRISDGVYFDVKAFEAAGSKYGELSNLTEIKEGARVEVNPEKRDKRDFALWKFSPKNEKRDMEWESPWGVGFPGWHIECSAMGMKYLGEQFDIHVGGEDLRSTHHPNEIAQSEASTGKGPFVKYWVHGAFLLVDGGRMGKSLGNAYGLNDLRGKDFGAMDLKYFYLSGHYRKQLNFTWEALKAASEARDRLVRMLSGYKKGSERTNLREDKLKKINDYREKFLHAIGDDLNMPEALAVVWEVVKSNVADYDKYDLILEFDEVLGLDLRKSVEGLSEEQAPEELTKMLEKRNRLREEKKWEEADAVREKIEKQGWKVEDDGEESRLVRRR from the coding sequence ATGAAGATATATAACTCGTTGAGTAGACAGATTGAAGAGATTGTTCCTATCAAGGAAGGTCAGGTGGGTATGTATACTTGTGGACCGACGGTTTACTCTACAGTAACAATTGGGAACTGGCGAACATATGTACTAGCTGATTGGTTGGTTAGAGCTTTGCAGTACTTAGGTCTTGAGGTTTCGTATGTAATGAACATTACAGATGTGGGGCATTTGACTGGAGATAACCTGGGAGATGCTGATACGGGTGAGGATAGACTGGAAAAGGCGGCTAAGAGAGAGCGAAAAACAGCTTGGCAGGTTGCTCAGGCATACACAGATGAGTTTTTGGAGGGTTTTGCTGAGCTTAACTTAAGCAAGCCGATGGTGTTTTGTAAGGCGACTGATCATATTAGGGAACAGATTGAGTTGATTAAAAGAATTGAGGAAAAAGGATTTGCTTATCGTATAAGCGATGGTGTGTATTTTGATGTTAAGGCGTTTGAGGCGGCGGGGAGTAAGTATGGGGAGTTGTCCAATTTAACTGAGATTAAGGAGGGAGCGAGAGTGGAGGTTAATCCTGAGAAGAGAGATAAGCGAGACTTTGCTTTGTGGAAGTTTTCACCTAAGAATGAGAAAAGAGATATGGAGTGGGAGAGTCCTTGGGGGGTAGGGTTTCCTGGATGGCATATTGAGTGTTCTGCTATGGGGATGAAGTATTTGGGTGAACAATTTGATATCCATGTAGGGGGGGAGGACTTGCGGTCGACACATCACCCTAATGAGATAGCTCAGAGCGAGGCGTCAACAGGTAAGGGACCTTTTGTTAAGTACTGGGTACACGGTGCCTTTCTTTTAGTTGATGGGGGAAGAATGGGTAAGAGTTTGGGTAACGCGTATGGTCTTAATGACTTAAGAGGAAAAGATTTTGGAGCAATGGACTTAAAGTATTTTTACTTGAGTGGTCATTATCGCAAACAACTCAACTTCACCTGGGAGGCGTTGAAAGCAGCCAGTGAAGCAAGAGATAGGTTGGTGAGAATGCTGTCAGGATACAAGAAGGGAAGCGAGAGAACTAATTTGCGAGAGGATAAGCTTAAAAAGATTAACGACTATCGAGAGAAGTTTTTACACGCAATTGGAGATGATCTTAATATGCCAGAGGCATTGGCAGTAGTTTGGGAGGTAGTTAAGAGTAATGTGGCTGATTATGATAAATATGATCTGATTTTAGAGTTTGATGAGGTATTGGGCCTTGATTTGCGAAAATCAGTAGAAGGGTTGAGTGAGGAGCAAGCCCCTGAGGAGTTAACTAAAATGCTTGAGAAACGAAACAGATTAAGAGAGGAGAAAAAGTGGGAGGAGGCAGATGCGGTGAGAGAGAAAATTGAGAAACAAGGTTGGAAAGTAGAGGATGATGGTGAGGAAAGTAGGCTGGTAAGGAGAAGGTAA
- a CDS encoding alpha-amylase family glycosyl hydrolase has product MVDIGKQVEWYKRMNLYVVYADAFRNGKRGDFFSLAKNLEYIKETGFDVIHVLPFLESPMQDAGFDVSDFFKVRKRLGGNEGFEVFLREVGRLKMKVFMDLVVNHVSVEHEWFKKAVSGDEYYRNFFIHTPVQPKLIEVEDDRWGKWARYRLNRRELRSRIIFLNQNGELPHWFRGEDGFWYYHTFYKHQIDLNWTNPEVVKAFGEVISFWGGKGLSFRIDAAPFAGKNLSNIREGQMGSHKVVRELRRMVKEVNKDGVLLIEACQPMYKMKKYFGSDEQPEAEMAYNFELMRGLWATIVSRKGSYIWKALRRTRDIPSHAGWVSFLRNHDELSLEYAQPKVRRLVYDSLVKNGVEFRGEYGLAGRTASFLKKDPRKIVLAHFLLASVNGACAVVYGDEVGKVTNRRYIRIDARDGNRGWLTETELGSKKAKLVRDELSKIFRTRLKYPELAVVKPIRSNRGKRNWLSLRYGGEGRKIEVFVNLSRKKRVVSLDENKKLALSINRAERKEDKIVLPAYSGVWLVGKE; this is encoded by the coding sequence ATGGTGGATATTGGAAAGCAGGTGGAGTGGTACAAGAGAATGAATTTGTATGTGGTTTACGCTGACGCGTTTCGTAATGGTAAGAGAGGAGATTTTTTTAGTCTGGCTAAAAACTTGGAGTATATAAAAGAGACAGGGTTTGATGTAATTCATGTGTTACCGTTTTTGGAGTCACCAATGCAGGATGCCGGATTTGATGTAAGTGATTTTTTTAAAGTAAGAAAGAGGTTGGGTGGCAATGAAGGTTTTGAGGTGTTTTTAAGAGAGGTTGGGAGACTAAAGATGAAGGTGTTTATGGACTTGGTGGTAAACCATGTGTCAGTGGAGCATGAGTGGTTCAAAAAGGCGGTATCAGGAGATGAGTACTACCGCAACTTTTTTATACATACCCCAGTGCAACCTAAACTGATTGAGGTTGAGGATGATCGGTGGGGTAAGTGGGCGAGGTACAGGTTGAATAGGAGGGAGTTAAGATCGCGAATCATATTCTTAAATCAAAATGGAGAGTTGCCTCACTGGTTTAGGGGTGAGGATGGTTTTTGGTATTACCACACATTCTATAAACACCAGATAGATTTGAACTGGACTAATCCTGAAGTAGTAAAGGCATTTGGGGAGGTAATAAGTTTCTGGGGAGGTAAGGGTTTAAGCTTTCGGATTGATGCGGCACCGTTTGCGGGAAAGAATTTAAGTAATATTAGAGAAGGTCAGATGGGTAGTCATAAGGTAGTAAGAGAGTTGCGCCGAATGGTTAAGGAGGTAAATAAGGATGGAGTGTTGTTGATTGAGGCGTGTCAGCCGATGTATAAGATGAAAAAGTATTTTGGTAGCGATGAACAGCCTGAGGCAGAGATGGCATATAACTTTGAGTTAATGCGAGGGTTGTGGGCAACGATAGTGTCAAGAAAGGGTAGCTATATCTGGAAGGCCTTAAGGAGAACGAGAGATATTCCTAGTCATGCTGGGTGGGTGAGTTTTTTGAGGAATCATGATGAGCTGAGTTTGGAGTATGCGCAGCCTAAAGTGAGGAGATTGGTTTATGATTCTTTGGTTAAAAATGGAGTTGAGTTTAGGGGGGAGTATGGGTTGGCTGGAAGAACAGCCTCTTTCTTGAAAAAAGATCCGCGCAAGATTGTCTTAGCACATTTTTTGTTAGCCTCGGTGAATGGGGCTTGTGCGGTGGTCTATGGTGATGAAGTAGGAAAAGTGACAAACAGGCGATATATCAGGATCGATGCCCGTGATGGAAATAGGGGATGGTTGACCGAGACTGAGTTGGGAAGCAAAAAAGCTAAGTTGGTTCGAGATGAGTTGAGTAAGATTTTTAGAACAAGGTTGAAGTATCCAGAGTTGGCGGTGGTGAAACCTATAAGAAGTAATCGAGGAAAAAGAAACTGGTTGAGCTTGCGGTATGGAGGAGAAGGGAGAAAGATTGAGGTGTTTGTTAATTTAAGTAGAAAAAAACGGGTAGTAAGTTTGGATGAAAATAAGAAGCTAGCTCTCTCTATTAACAGAGCAGAAAGGAAAGAAGACAAGATTGTTTTGCCGGCATATTCAGGGGTGTGGTTAGTTGGGAAGGAATAG
- the recR gene encoding recombination mediator RecR, translated as MRSIRPIQRLVDQLEGLPGIGPKTAQRLAYYMLRFPQDRLERFAEAVERLKKDTKMCERCFNVDEESPCRICSDRGRNSSQICVVETPLDLLALERSDGYTGVYHVLHGVINPLNNIGPNDIYLPQLLKRIKEEQVDELIIATNPSMEGEATAMYIADKVKEMGEKVRVTRIGRGLPTGADLEYADDTTLSRAMEGRKEME; from the coding sequence ATGAGAAGTATACGACCGATACAAAGATTGGTGGATCAATTGGAGGGGTTGCCGGGAATTGGGCCTAAAACTGCCCAGAGATTGGCTTACTATATGCTTAGGTTTCCGCAGGATCGATTAGAGAGATTTGCTGAGGCGGTGGAAAGATTAAAGAAGGATACCAAGATGTGTGAGAGATGTTTCAATGTGGATGAGGAGAGTCCGTGTCGGATTTGTAGTGATAGGGGTAGAAACAGTAGTCAGATTTGTGTGGTGGAGACACCGCTTGATTTGTTGGCTTTGGAGCGATCTGATGGATACACTGGGGTGTATCACGTTTTACACGGAGTGATTAATCCCTTAAATAATATTGGACCGAATGACATTTATTTACCTCAATTGTTAAAACGGATTAAGGAGGAGCAGGTAGATGAATTGATTATTGCCACCAACCCTTCGATGGAGGGGGAGGCGACAGCGATGTACATTGCCGACAAAGTTAAGGAGATGGGAGAAAAAGTAAGGGTAACGCGAATCGGGAGAGGTTTGCCGACCGGAGCAGACCTCGAGTATGCGGATGACACGACCTTAAGTAGGGCTATGGAGGGTAGAAAGGAAATGGAATAA
- a CDS encoding YbaB/EbfC family nucleoid-associated protein — protein MLDKLGGIGSKGAAAAKLVMLQRRISKKKIVHEEGDVKVIVSGDGKVKRIEVAGEEMKELSKVVNQAIERAQKWAASEMQGMMGDLGKMFK, from the coding sequence ATGCTAGATAAACTGGGAGGAATCGGATCAAAAGGAGCAGCAGCAGCTAAGTTGGTGATGTTGCAGAGAAGGATAAGTAAAAAGAAGATTGTTCATGAAGAAGGTGATGTTAAGGTAATAGTGAGTGGTGATGGTAAGGTGAAGCGGATTGAGGTGGCAGGTGAGGAGATGAAAGAGCTGTCAAAGGTGGTGAATCAAGCGATTGAGCGAGCACAGAAATGGGCAGCTAGTGAGATGCAGGGAATGATGGGTGATCTAGGTAAGATGTTTAAGTAG